In Fundulus heteroclitus isolate FHET01 chromosome 16, MU-UCD_Fhet_4.1, whole genome shotgun sequence, a single genomic region encodes these proteins:
- the LOC105932826 gene encoding phosphatidylcholine transfer protein: protein MSLLFTDEEFRSACKELDEPQLDGGWELFTETMGVKIYRLYDKDTGLYEYKVFGVLGGCIPDLCADVYMDLTYRKHWDGYVKELDEKDFGGDRAIYWEVKYPFPLSNRDYVYVRERRDLDVDGRKIWVILARSSPQTSCAEKKGVLRVNDYKQSVAMESDGANGTRVFMHYFDNPGGMIPTWLVNWAAKSGVPGFIKDLQTACSNYKTYCEGK, encoded by the exons ATGTCGCTGCTGTTCACGGATGAGGAGTTCCGCAGCGCCTGCAAGGAGCTGGACGAGCCGCAGCTGGACGGAGGCTGGGAGCTGTTTACTGAGACCATGGGGGTCAAGATCTACCGGCTGTACGACAAG GACACTGGACTTTATGAGTACAAAGTCTTTGGTGTGCTCGGTGGCTGCATCCCTGACCTCTGCGCAGACGTCTACATGGACTTGACGTATCGGAAACACTGGGATGGATACGTAAAAG AGCTGGATGAGAAGGACTTCGGTGGAGACAGAGCGATCTACTGGGAAGTGAAATACCCGTTTCCTCTCTCAAACAGAGAT TATGTGTACGTGAGAGAGCGGAGAGACCTGGACGTGGACGGCCGAAAGATCTGGGTGATCCTGGCCAGAAGCTCACCGCAGACTTCATGTGCGGAGAAGAAAGGCGTGCTGAGGGTGAACGACTACAAGCAGAGTGTTGCCATGGAGAGCGATGGAGCCAATGGCACGCGAG TGTTCATGCACTACTTTGACAACCCCGGCGGCATGATTCCTACCTGGCTGGTGAACTGGGCAGCGAAG AGCGGGGTCCCGGGCTTCATTAAGGATTTGCAGACGGCCTGCAGCAATTACAAAACGTACTGCGAGGGGAAATGA
- the tmem100a gene encoding transmembrane protein 100, which yields MPEELNKDAMKTPASAEKPKAAERPAAATAAVNIPLVNEVQLAAATGGTELSCYRCTVPFGVVVLIAGIVVTAVAYSFNSHGSTISYFGLVLLSAGLVLLASSAVCWKVRLERKKERRRESQTALVTNRRGIFT from the coding sequence ATGCCAGAAGAACTTAATAAGGACGCGATGAAAACGCCGGCGAGCGCAGAGAAGCCCAAAGCCGCAGAGCGACCAGCGGCGGCCACGGCCGCGGTGAACATCCCCCTGGTCAACGAGGTCCAGCTGGCCGCAGCCACCGGCGGCACGGAGCTCTCCTGCTACCGCTGCACCGTGCCGTTCGGCGTGGTGGTCCTCATCGCCGGCATCGTGGTCACGGCGGTGGCGTACAGCTTCAACTCGCACGGCTCCACCATCTCCTACTTCGGGCTGGTGCTGCTATCGGCCGGACTGGTGCTGCTGGCGTCCAGCGCcgtctgctggaaggtgaggcTGGAGCGGAAGAAGGAGAGGCGACGCGAGAGTCAGACTGCCCTGGTCACCAACCGGAGGGGCATTTTCACCTGA